The genomic interval GTATTGCCTTTTATTACTTCATGATTAGCTCATTCTTGGAACCTCCTCCCAGCAGCCTGTGAGACCACAGATGAGGCATTTGGGAAGTTCAAAGCTATTGAATCCCAGTATTCTTCCCAGTGATCCCATTGCCCTCTCCCTTTTCCACCTGTGTGGCCACCAGTTCTTGCTGTCTTCTGGCCAACACCTCTTGGGACAGGAAAAACTGACCCTCTCTTTACCTTGTGCTTTAATTGTGGCTCTGGAAGGTGTGAGGCTCCTGGATCCCCCACATCCTTCTATTTAGGGCAGAAATCTCACTCGCTTTCTGTCCCTCTGACtcagagggaagaagaaatgcTCTGAAGGAAGCGCTTACCCATGTTGCCTAGCCCACCCTTCCTCCAAAGGGCCCCAGCTCACCTTCTGGCCCTCCCATCTTGTCTATAATTTTAATTGCCacttttctttgatgttttttgGAAAATGCTTCTTTGACTTTTGAGTAGGTCCCTTCCCCAATGGTCTTGCCCAGCTGATACCCATTGGAGAGTAGAAAGTCCTCCATGCTGTGTAGCGCCTCCTTCTTGTCACCCTCTCAGCTCATGCTGCCTCCACGAGGCAGCTCTACTCCACCATCGCCCTTGGCCTGCTTCTTTTCCCCCCAAGGACTTCATTCACAGCTGCCTCCAGGGCTAGAACATTCTCCGTCTGGACACAGCCACAGGTGGTAGGGAGGGAGAGGACCAGACATTTTTAAACTCCTGTCCAATTGTGATGTAAATGCTGTGTGACCCTCAGACAACATGGGCAGTGTCCCTACTTTccctcaccaccaccagcaaACCCAGCATGGGTTAAGTCATTCCTGAGTAAGGCACCAAGTGATAGCAGTGCTGGGGAACGGGCCTGGGTGGCTGCGTAGGTCAGGGATGTGGGCCTTCTCCATGTGGGCTCCGCTTCCAGGCAGGTCACCCTCGCCTCCGAAGTCCCCATCCAGCTGTTGGGGAAGAGTGCAAACCGGTCACCAAGGTGCGGTCGCCAGAGCCCTCTGGCTTCAGGCCCGGGCCCTCGCTAAATGCCCGAACGCTCCAGGACTGCCTAGAATTCCAGCGAGGAACAGGCTGTGTGAGGTCAGCACGCAGAGACCAGGGTCACAATGCAGTCCTCCCCTTCGACGCTGGGGCCCGGGCGCGCAGCAGACACCTGCCAGGCTCCGCCTGGACCGGAGCGTCCTCCCGCGGCCAGGGCTCGGGCAGTTGCTTCCAGCCTGGGACCGGCCTCGGCCTCCGGCAGGTAAGCCACAGCACAGGAGAAGGGCACGGGCAGGGAGCACCTAAGGGCCCAGAGCTGCCTGACCGCCACTCCTATACAGAGTGCCCCGGGGCCTGGACATGAGTGCCCAGGAGACCCCACAGGGTCGAAGATTCCCCATTGAGGCCGGAGACTCCCCTGGCCTTGCCTCCGCCCCCGAGTCCCAGGATAGCCCGGAGCCTGTAGCTACGGATCAAAACCCTGTCAGGTGAGGCCGCCGCCCCATCACCATCCCCAGGGCCCTACCCTAAAGAACCCAGGCGCATCCCCCAGCACGCCCCAACACTATGCGCCCCCTGTCGCCTGCCGCTCTCGCCAGGCCGCTCCGACGCTGCCCGGGCTGCCACTGTCTGACGCTGCTGCACGTGCCCATCGACGTCTACCTGGCCATGGGCGGGAGCCCCCGGGCCCGTGCTACCTGAGTGCGCCTGCGCACGGCAGCTCTGCAGGAGCCGGGACGGACGAGGCCAGCCGCGGGCCACCACGCTGAGGTCGCACGCGCCGAGCACGAGACAAtgatgcacattttaaaataaaagaatgatgcACATTTTAATAAAGCACAGCATAAACTGTTCTTTCCACTCCGGGCTGGCCGTGTATGTGTATCCGTCGGATCGTGCCCACCGGCTTCCCTGACCCAGCCAGTATCACTATCCCTTGGGCTACCCCCACTCTTGGACCAGCCTTCCACCGACCTCCACTTCCCCGCCCACCTCCCGCTAGAGGGTTGTCACCCTCTTCCAGGCATTCCTTGATGGTTACCGCCCTTTCCCCTTCACCCGCAGAAATCTCCTGGTGGTCAGTCTCCTCTTCCCTGTCTTGGGTTCGCCAGTGAAATCTTCATTCTCTGCGGGACACTGGCTGCTCAGAGCAGCTTGGGACAGAAGCAAGAAAGGGAAAGATGAGCAGACGATGTAGAAGAAATAAAGACTGACCACTGCAACTCCATGTAACTCTCCCAAGCTAGAATTAGAGTTGGCCCCCCTGCTGTTCTTTGGCCTGTGgtaggagtcagaggatgatggcCCCATCTGTTTGGACCTTTGGTTTCTCCTAAGACCAGTGGAATTACTGACTGAGAAGAAAGTTATTTGGAAAAATATgtcccaaatatttttttttaattttactttatgtgcatgaatgttttgcctgggTCTATGTGCATGCACCAGTGTGTGCCTGTTGAGTTCCTTGGAACTAACGTtaaggatgttttgttttgctttgtttttcgaggcagggtttctctgtatagccctggctgtcctggaactcactctgtagaccagaaatctgcctgcctctgcctcccaagtgctgggattaaaggtatgcaccaccactgcctggcctgctgtggtttttttaattattattattctctttgtATATGAAGATAtgagagggcaggagagatggctcagggtttaagagcactgactgctattcgagaggtcctgagttcaattcccagcaaccacaaggtgtctcacaaccatctctaatgagatctgatgccctcttctggtatatctgaagacagccatagtgtactcatataaataaaatagttttaaaaaagaaaagactggggggctggagagatggctcagcagttagaagcacagactgctcttccacaggtcctgagttcaatttccagcaaccacagtTGTACAACACAGTTGTAgttagacagctacagtgtacttatatataataataaataataataaataaatctttttttaaatgtttttttagttttttgagacagggtttctctgtgtagccctggctgttctggaactcactctgtagaccaggctggccttgaactcagaaatctgcctgtctctgcctcccaagtgctgggactaaaggcgtgtgccaccaccgcccggctcccacCCCTTCTTTAAAGCAGGTTCTGTGCAGTGCAGGCTAGCCTGGCACTCAACATCCTCCTATCACCTTCTCAGGTCTGGGATTGCAATGCATCACCGCACCCAGCTGAAGCACCTTCATTGGTTTCTACAGGAAAAGTTCTCCCTGTTGGCTGATCCTTAGATGCTGGGCTCCATGGACTCATCCAGCCCTGAAATCCTGAGTCTgtcccattctctctctttcctctcatctCTGGTACTTCCTTCCTTGCCCCACCttcttctcagccttccttttctttaaaaagaccataaagataaaaaagaaaaaaacctataaaataaACATCTCTTGCTACCTCCTATGCACTTGGTTTGTGCATGACTTCAGGCACTGATCCTGCCAGGCTGGCTAGCTCGCTAGCTCTAGAACGTCAGTGAGCCAGGGAGGGGGCATTCCAGGTAGAGCACTGTGGGCAAAGGCTTTAAGGCAGGAAGGTGAAAGTGAAGATCAGGAATTAAGTTTTTACCCCTCAAGTCTAGAGCAAGCCTGCGCTGAGAGTCCGCAAGACAGGTTAGCAGAAAAGGTACATTCAAGACGTCTGGAGGCCCAAGCTCAGGAGTTTGAACTTTGCTCTGCAAGACAGCCAACTAAGCCAGGCTCCATTCTCCTGTTTCTATTCCCATTCTGTTCTGGTCTTTCCCTCCTCCTACAGAGGAAAGCCTCTGTCTTCAATCcaattctgagttcaagtcctgtcCCTGCCATTTTCTGATTGTGGGGGCCTGAtacctcagcctctctgagcttccatgcctggatctggaaaGTGGGGTTTATGTCATGACCTTCTGCAAGGCTTTGGTAAGGCCGTGTCCATATAGTACCAGGCAGGAGGCCACACTCAGCTAGCCCTTGAAAACAGTGAAGCTGAAAACTGCAGCTGCTATGACCTTTGACTTCAAGGGGCAGCAGAGAGCCAGGCAACCAAGGCCGAACTGTCACCACACTGCAGAGGGATGGATCTGGAACCTAGGAAGTTAGGGAAGGGACAGCTTCTACAAGAATCCCTGGCTGATGAGGTATTGCTGCATCCCTCCTTCTTAAGGGTAGAGCTGTTTGGAGACTCTAGTACTGGACCTCCTGGTCCCAAGCCTTGTTCTCTGGGCCTGAGCAATGAGAAGGGACCCAGAAAAAGATGTTTGAATCACTGCCTTCTCTCTCAGATACCTTATTAGCTGGCCCCTCCCAAAGGGACCCCCTTTTAGAAGGAGGGGGCGAATCGAAGTACAGATGGACCCCCAGGTTTCCATGGAGATGGCAGGGAAAGGGTTGCTTTATCACCATGGCAACAATTGACGTCAGCACTATTTCCCATCTCTCGATATGAGAAGGGGGGCAGCCACCCCAACCACGAGCAAATCCCCCACAAAGCCTCCTCCCTTTGCTGAGCCAATCAACTGAAGGGTGGACAGGCTTAATATAGCACAGGAGGCAAGACGCACAGGCTCTGATGTCCGTCAAACCTCAGTTCAAATCCTCACTCTGCCTCCTCCTAGCTGTATAACTCTGAGCAGACTCCTTAACCCCTTCAAGCTTCACGGGTACCAGCAGGATAGCCTCTCTCCAAGAGCTGCAGGAGGTCCAAGCCACACATTGGGACTAAGCCAGTAGCAGTAGCAGTTTCTCCTCCTGGAGTCGGTCTGTCAGAGACGACTTGCAGAGACATGGATTCTATTAACCCTAGAGGGGGCCCCCGGATGATCATGGACCAGACCCCAGGATGCAGGCTCCTCATGACGCAGCCAGGGGCAGTGGAATTTCCAGGCTCTGAGGAAACCACAGATGTCACTTTCCCTGAAGCCCATCACATCCGGGCTTTGACccagcttcctctttctcctcctcctctgtgccCTGTACGAAGCCTTGTCAGCAGCCGTCAACTTCCTGAGCCTCTGTCTACTCCTGTAGGAAAAAAGATGAATGGGAGACCACAGGAAGACAGGGGCCAACCCTGCAGCAGTAGCAGATTGGACAGCATGGGGAAATGGTGTTCCCACGCCCACTGCCCTTTCCCAACCACCACTGAGGACAGTCCCAGAGTTACTCCATTCTGGCCCATTTCCTCAACCTCCAGTCCAGGCAAACACATTCTGTCCATATTCCCTGGCACCATTCTGAGGGAAGCCCCACCAGCCATCCAAACTCCTCAGGCAGCCCCTACCCATTGCCAGCCTCCTCCTTACTTGGTTTTTCCAGTCTCCAGCCCCAGTGGAATCACTTCTCCTTAAATCTCTTCAGTGGCTTTATGGCACACCAGATACCAGGCAGCTCCTCACAGAGcaatcttcttttttttgagggggcggttctttatgtagaccaggctggcctcaaactcgagaTCCTCCTGctactgcctcctgagtgctggaattaaaggctccTGAGGCTGTACCCAGcctgctttgtgtttttgttctttttagctTCCTCCTACCTTTAAGCATGAGTACTTCAGGGCTAGGATGGCTTCTCTCAGATCCCCACTTACCCCTCAGGTCTCTGGCAGTCTTTACCTCTGAGGAAAGGCTAACCCTGACCACCAcctctttcttgttctgtttagCCCCGGTCTGTGTGCCTCACTAGGGCCTGGGGCTCTGCTGTGTTCACCCTAACATTGCTGGGGCCTGGAGTGGGAGGGCTCATAACTCTGCAGACTAGACTACCCAATGAATGACTGCTTGAGGaatccacagaagcaagcaaggCTCTGCTGGATCAGCAGAGGGACTAACACAACTAAATGACCTGGCTGGGAGTCAGAAATGACTTACACGGGAAAGTGACACTTGAGCAAGCATGTCGTGGAGATGGGAAACATTCAGGCACTAGAACTGTGTGTGAATTTAGTGCTGTAGAGACTGTAGGGCAGGGAAGGGTGGGGGCAAGtaacaggggtgggggaggggtggggaagacaCACCGGGTGCACCCATGCTTCTGAAGAACCATCCTGACTGCCCTACTGGGACAGTCATGTAGGGGATGAAGGATGTCAGCACAGACAGGAGACTGTTGAGGCCCCCTCCCACCAGGTAACAAACCCTTGGGCCAAGTGTAAATAGCATAAGAGGAAGCTAGAGACTCCCATCTTTCTGGTTGCTTGACTTGACTATGAAAATGGAGAgacaagggtctggagagatggctcagcagttaagagcattgactgttcttccagaggtcctgagttcaattcccagcaaccacatggtggctcacaactatctgtaatgggatcagatgccctcttctggtgtgcctgaagacaactatagtgtacgcatataaataaaataaataaatcttaaaaaaaaaagaaaagaaaaaagaaaaaaaaagaaaatggagagacaaGCCATGGGATGATGGCACATCCCAGTGCTCCAGGAGGCACAAGCAGACAGGccggtctacagagggagttctagaactgccagggttatacagagaaaccttggaaaataaaaaataaaaaaacaaccaagcaaacaaaatagtcatgtgtacacactttttatttatgtatttatttatttattttatttatttttttggttttttgagacaaggtttctctgtatagacctggctgacctggaactcactctgtagaccaggctggccttgaactcagaaatctgcctgtctctgcctcccaagtgctgggattaaaggtgtgcgccaccaccgcctggcttgtgtacacacttttttcttttctatttttcttttttcttttttttggggggggttctgagacagagtttctcgtGTACACACTTTTAATACTCAGAtcctgtctataaataaataagtaaataccaGTCACTTGTGCTTTATACATTTCACTTAAGATGCTGGGTTGGGGAGGTGGCTCGGTAGTTCAGAGtgctggatgctcttccagaggacccatgtttaatctccagcacccacatcagcagCCCCAGTTGTCAGGGCacccaatatcctcttctggtctccatgggcactaggcaAACAGtggagcacagacatacatgcaggtaaaacatcatATGCATTATATAGatgaataataataacaataataaaaagaaccaTGCTCAGACTTCTGGTTCAAGCAGGTATTTCTAAGGGAGGCCATAACTGGTGTGATGCCAGGAGCATGACTGTTATGGTCACACCATCCTGGAAGTCTCCAGgaggcaggtgggggtggggtggagaccAGCTCTCTGACACACACTGAAGGCATAGGAATCCAAGCTTGGGCTTCCTTGTGCCCAGGAACGCTGCAAGGCTGGGGTAGGCAAAAGCTGGTAAGATAGCAAGATAAGGAGCACAGAGTGTCCCCAAAACAAGGGGAGGGCCCCAAAGTATTTTACGTGAGGGAGGTTCTCACTGTGTGAGTGTCCAGTCAGCCACTGCTGTGGGGTCAAGTCAGATAAAGTCGCCACTCATCCCTCGGATTTAGCAACAAGGAGGTCAGCGATGACCTTCAGGAGCTGTTCCCATGGAATGGTCCGGGAGGAAACCAGATTGCAGCAGGGGCTGAGGGGAAGTGTAACAGCCAAGAATGTTGGCCTGAAAGGGAGCTTGAGAAGGGAGGGGCCAAGGAAGGCTTTCTGTTCCTTCAGAGACAGGCAGGACCAGAGCCTGTTGGCTGATGGGCAGGAGCCATACTGGAGAGGCTCAaccagggaaagaagaaaggactgGGAGAGGGAGGCAGTCCAAGGACAGAAAAGAGTTCCCTAAATTTGGGTATTCAATTGGGGATTTGGGGGACAAGTCAGAGCCTGTGCTGGACTCTGGGGACTCAAAGCAGCTGCCCACTCTCCTCTGAAGCTTGCATGAGTCACTAGGAGTTAAATAGTCTATACTGGCTGTGTGCAAAAGCGAGCTAGGCCAGGACCTTCCTCAGAACTCCGTATCAGGGAGCAGGGTCCAGCCTGAGCTCAGAGTCCTAAGCACCATCCTTCAGCCAGGTCAAGGGCACAGACTTGTTCCACCCTTTGTTTTTTGCTATCACCCTCCAAACCTCAGTTTGTTCTTCAGCAAAAAGAGTGAATTAGAACAGATGGAGGGTTTGgggtccccccaccccaagacagggtttccatgtgtagccctggctatcctagaactcactctgtagaccagactagcctcgaactccaagacccacctgcctctgcccctgagtgctgggattaaaggcgagtgctaTCACCGGCCGGCAGATGAGAGAATTTTTAAGGACTTAGAATGGTAAATTTAGAAGGGAGTTATCATGGAGTCTCCCTGTTCTTTATCCTCAGATGCGTTTGCCGGAAAAGGCCTCTGACCTGTGGGTCCCTGTAAACACACTGACAGGGTTGTGCTGGAGGCCTctgggtaggggtgtgtgtgtgtgtgtgtgtgtgtgttccctcagGCTTTCTTGCTTTCAACCCTACCCTTCCTAAAGGCCCTGGGCCTAAGGGGCTGGTGGGTCTATATCTTGGGGAAAGTTGAAGATTCTGattctggtgggggtgggggtccccACCAAAGATCAACTCTACCCTAACCCCCTCAGCCACCTGACCTGATATCTCTGGGTTAAAGCAACGGGCCCAGGGGGACTATGGGCTTTCAGACAGCAGGTATTAAATAGTCCAAGCTTGGGCCAAGGGAACTGGACATGCTATTCCCTGAGATTGTTCACTTCGTGGTGAACTCTCTTCTGTCCCGGTGAGGACTGAAGGAGAATGTCAGTGGATAAAACACCTTGACCTGGCAACAGGTCTCAGGATTGGAGGAAGGTGCCCAGGTCCTTGGGAAGAggcaagtgggggtgggggaagctggAGTTTCCAATTCCTCTCCGGATTCCTATCTTTCTAGGTCGACTACAGTGACCTCGACCCATGGGGACTCCTTCTCCCTTGTATGTACTCTCCCGATGTGATCGATCCTGCACCGCCTGGACCACAAGCTGTATTTTAGGACTGCCGCCGCTGGGCCTCATTGGAGCCCGCCGCTCCCCGAAGCCCCGGAGTCTACAGAGCCCGCAGTGTCACCGCCTGCTGGGTAGTGCCTGTCGCTGGCCCAAGCGCAGGAAGATGCTCTGTTCGGGCCACCCGCCTGGCGACCTGCTGCTGGTGAACCAACCAGCGCAGGCTAAGGCGCCTAGACTGGGAAGGGGCTCGGGCAAGCCGCAGGGGCTTTGAGGGGTAAGAAGGCGTGGTCAGATAGGAGAGGGGCGGGGCTCTCGGTGGGGAGGCGGGTCCCAGTCGAGTCAGGCGGAACATTGGAGGAAGTCCAGAGTTCTGGACACGAGGCGGGACcccggggcgggggcggggtctgagggggaggaaaagggccTGCGGGGGATTCCAGCCGGTGTGGAAGGGCGTGGTCTGATCTGGGGGAAAGGGGCGAGGTATGGGCAGCCTGGTCCCTACCTTGTCTGTCTTGCACAGGGCCCTTCTCGTGGAAGCCCTCGTGGCCTGACCTTAACTACCAGTTCCTAGATTGGAGGAAGAAACCCGGTTTCTTTGCGCCCATCAGAGTGGGAGTGAGGGGCGGAACTTGGGAGGAGCcatggtgggggatggggaaggtcGAGCTAGAAAAAGAAGATCCAGCCTCTGGAATGTTGACCTCCACCGAGTTTTAAGAagtagtttccttttttttttccccccggaGGAGTTAGGTGTGAGCCACAGCCTGTGTAGGGAGGTCGAAGAAAAACCCGCGggaatcatttctctccttccgccatttgggttttggggattgaattcaagtcGGAGGGCTTGTTAGCAAATGCCCTCTGACCCATCTTGCCTGCCCAAAAgatgtatctttctttttaaaggttggCAAATATAGGTACACTGAAATGCCTATTCACCAAAGGAGCTCAAATCAGttaacaggctggagagatggctcagcagctaacaGCGTTTGCTGCtattccagagaacctgagtttagttcaGTAAGCATAATTGTGACTCACAACCTCCTGTTACTTTAGCTTTACGGaacactcttctgacctctgggggCATCTTCACTccagtgatacacacacacacacacacacacacacacacacacacatatatgcattaagagagagaaggaggggggagacaggtctttttttttttttttcggttttttgagatagggtttctctgtatagccctggctgtcctggaactcactctgtatcattctgtcctcgaactcagaaatccgcccacctctgcctcccaaatgctgggattaaaggcgtgcgccatcaccttCTGGCCAAGGGGGACAGGTCTTTAATccctccaggaggcagaggcaggcaaatctctctgagttccaagccagcctggtctactcagtgagttccaggacagccagggctacacagagagactctgtcttcaaaACATAATGCCAGCTTTGTCCCCAGCACAAGGAATGGAGGCACCAAGATCTCCTCAACTATTATCTAGGAAGGCTCCAGGACAAGAGTGACTCCAGCCCAGGGGCCAGTGGGCAAGATAAATGgccaaagaaaagaacaagctcAAAGTTGGCTTGAAGGACTCTATGGGGACAGTCatcctgtgtgtgtctgcgtgctTCATATTTCTGTGCGGCTCTGAGGTCTGTGTGTCTGCCCTGCCTCTGAGTTCCATGTCAATTTATTTATTGGCCCTGTTTTGGCAGCCTGCCAGGTTTTTTTCCTCCACTGAGTTCTTGGGCATCACATTGGTGAGGCAGTTGAAGTCCCTTTTTTCCTGGAGCTTATACCCTGCTATGAATAGGTCATAAAAAGGCATCAGAGATAAGCAATGTGTTGTATTTGAGAACAGGGATGGGCTAGGTGCTGCTTCGTACAGGATGGGCAGGGACCATCTTGCTCACAGGTCTAGACAGTGCCTGACACACAGTGGACTCAGTAATGTGAAATCGGTTGATCGAGAAGCTCTGTCAGCTTGGAGACTGAGGGGTCCGGCCTTTCTAGCCCCGAGGAAGTATTCTACATGGAGGGGACAACATATGTCTGGTTGGTGACCTGTATCCTCTGGCTCCGTGCTGAAGAAATGTATCGCTGTGGCTTGGCTCCTGTTTGCTGTGTTTGTGATCTAGGGGGATGTGCGTTGGGTTTAAACAGAATCCGGAAGGGTCCCCAGGATGGCTGCCCAGCTGATTCTCCTCAGCAAAAGCCTGGTCTAGGCAGATAGACCTGGCTCTTCCCGGAAGTCAGTCCAAGGACTTTGGTTGCTTTCCAGAATAGTAACATCCTTCAGCCCTGAAGGAAGTCCTCAGTCCTGTCTAACCACAGCCCCTGCTGAGGTACCATCAGCTTTTCCAGTCCTGTTGCCTTGTGGGCAAAGGGGAGGAGATGGGCTGGCCTCACCATAGCAGGTTCTGTCTAGACAGAAGGTTCGGGGAAGACCTGACAAGGGTGGGGAGTGGCGATTGCCTGAAATTCCTCAGAGGAAAATCTCTAAAGACAGAGACAGTTGATCTCTAAGCATCCATTGCATTCAAAGACCTCCCTATATGGATGCAAACCCAAACCCGGGCAGGGACAGGGGGAAACAATGACtgggctgagccacctctgcaacAGCCCAGAAGACTCGACTTAGTTTCCTTTTGCAcgagttttctttttaagcttcgGATTCCATCTGTAGAAGGGAACCATTCGCACCTAAATTGTCCTCAGATGAGGAGCCTGAGGCCCACAGACACTAAATGACTCATCCAAAGACATCAGGGCAAAGACTTTGTGGCTGGTTGAGCTCAGGACACCTGGAATGTTCATCTAAATTCCCTGTGCCTTGCAGAGCCCGAGGAATGTCACAGGTGTCTGTTTTCTAGGAATCTGGGGATACAGGCTTCGGGCTGATTTGTGTAATGATCCCAAGGCCCACCTGTGCGAGCCAAAGATGAGCAGAGGTGGCCTGGGAGCCCCGCACAATCTGGTGTCCCCTCTCTATTATGAAGATTACAGCCCCCCTTCCTTCGCTCCTGGGGGCACTGAGTTTCTGCCCTTTGTGTCCCAGTTAAATAGCTTTGTCTCCCCAGAACTGCCtccacttggtgtgtgtgtgtgtgtgtttatgtgcaggGAGCTCTCCGTTCTTCCCAGTGACACACGACTTGTTGACTGCTACGCCCAGGCGGTCCTTCCCCTCCATCCCTGTGGTCCTCCCCCTTCACCTCTGCCATCTGTGACCATCTAGCAGGGCAGGCAGAATTCAtgccagaaaagaaaaagtagagacCCAGGTCATCTGAGTGAAGGGTCTTCGGAGGATGACACAACTTGTTTGGGGCATAGTTGGTCCACAGAAGGGTCAGGAAGTCCCCAGGGATCCCTCGAGCTGTGTTTCTCGATAGCTGAGAGGacccctgggggtggggagttgagTACAGACCGAAGCATTTCAAGAAGgagggcaaaggggagggaggagagattgGACAGCTGTGAGCTCAATGTCTCACCTCAGTCAGGGGTCACTAGACCTGCAACTAGGTTTGCTGGCTGGCTAAGGTCAGCTGAGGGTCAGAGCTGTGGAGAACACCGGGCTGGAGAAAACTGTAGGGGAGCCATGAACAAGTTTAAAGGAGAGAGGGCTATGGTCCATGCAAGTCAGCTCAGTCCATGGCCTTCAGGCATCTTCCTGTGCTTGCTCAGAGACATTCTTCCAGGTCCTACGTGGTGGTGCTGAGGCCAGcagtgggccctcccac from Mastomys coucha isolate ucsf_1 unplaced genomic scaffold, UCSF_Mcou_1 pScaffold18, whole genome shotgun sequence carries:
- the Fam229a gene encoding protein FAM229A; translated protein: MQSSPSTLGPGRAADTCQAPPGPERPPAARARAVASSLGPASASGRVPRGLDMSAQETPQGRRFPIEAGDSPGLASAPESQDSPEPVATDQNPVRPLRRCPGCHCLTLLHVPIDVYLAMGGSPRARAT